The Cytobacillus sp. NJ13 sequence AAATCCTTATGGGGAAACCAAGCTTGCCATGGAAAAAATGATGAAATGGTTTGAAAAGGGATATGGGACTAAGTATGTTTCTTTAAGATACTTTAACGCTGCAGGTGCCCATAAAAATGGAGAAATTGGAGAAGATCATAATCCTGAGACGCATCTTATCCCTTTAATTTTACAAGTTCCGCTTGGATTAAGAGAAAAAATCTATATTTTTGGTGATGATTACCCTACAAAAGATGGGACATGCATTAGAGATTATATTCATGTTATGGACCTAGCTTCTGCTCATTATCAGGCTTTAGAGTATTTAAGAAATGATAATTCAAGTAATATATTTAATCTTGGTAATGGTAATGGTCACTCGGTTATAGAAGTGATAAATATGGCAAGGAAAGTGACTAACCATCCAATTCCTGCAGAAGTAAAGGGAAGAAGAATGGGAGACCCAGCTGTTCTAATTGCCTCATCTGAGAAGGCTAAAAATGTGTTAGGTTGGAATCCAATGTTTGACTCGCTAGAAAGAATTATTACTGATGCATGGAACTGGCATAAAAATCATCCAAAGGGGTATTCCAACGAACCTAATAAAAATCTTTCGTTACGAAGTTGGAAAGATTAGCACCTTTTTAATATGCCCCCATTGTAAAATAATTTAATAAACGTTATGGATATGTTTGATACTATTTTTTATGGTTTTCATATGAAGCTATGTCGTGCGTTCAAATGAATCCCTTTGTTAATTTTCTTTGGAAAACTTATTATAGACTAAGGATTTTAATAGGAAACTTAAATAAATCTTAGATTGATTTTTCCTAGTAAGGTTGATGAATAAAATTGAATAATTACAAAAAGTTAGTTAGCAATTCACTCGTTTTTGCAATAGGAAACCTAGGTACAAAATTGATTATCTTTTTTCTAGTTCCACTTTACACATATTATTTAACAACTAGTGAATTTGGTCTGGTGGATTTATTAACTACTACAATAAATTTGTTACTGCCAATCTTTACTATGAGTATTTCTCAATCTGTATTAAGATTCGTGATGGATAAGAATTATGATAAACACGCAGTATTAATAAATTCTTTAGTAGTAATATTTATTGGCTTTATTTTATTATTAATGTGCTATCCAATATTTAGTGCTTTATTACCACTCGATGGATTTATCATTTACTTTTATTTATTGTTAATGATGCAGTCTATTTACAATGTACTAGCGGAATATATTAGGGCAAAAGGAAGGATTAGATTATTCGCAATTAGTGGAATTATTAATGCATGCATTCTATTAATTTGTAATCTTATCTTCCTTGTAATATTTAAAATGGGGATTGTTGGGTACTTAGTTTCTATTATCATTGCTCATATCTTTAGTAGCATATTTGTAAGTATTGGCGGAGGAATATATAGAGATATATATGTAAAAAAAGTAAATATTAAATTAATGAAGGAAATGTTAATATACAGCATTCCTCTAATGCCCAATGCACTAATGTGGTGGATAATGGGTTTATCAGATAGATTTATTATTACTTATTTTTTGGGATTAAGTGCAAATGGTATATATGCAGTAGCAAATAAAATACCAAGTATTTTAAATATTGTCCACTCTATTTTTTTTCAGGCCTGGCAAATGTCTGCTATTGAAGAAGCTGGATCAAAAGACAAGTCTAGATTCTTTACAAATGTATTTAGTGTGTTCTCTGTAACTATGTTAATTTCGACCTCGGTACTAATAGTTCATTTGAAAATAATAATAGAGATTATT is a genomic window containing:
- a CDS encoding oligosaccharide flippase family protein, with the protein product MNNYKKLVSNSLVFAIGNLGTKLIIFFLVPLYTYYLTTSEFGLVDLLTTTINLLLPIFTMSISQSVLRFVMDKNYDKHAVLINSLVVIFIGFILLLMCYPIFSALLPLDGFIIYFYLLLMMQSIYNVLAEYIRAKGRIRLFAISGIINACILLICNLIFLVIFKMGIVGYLVSIIIAHIFSSIFVSIGGGIYRDIYVKKVNIKLMKEMLIYSIPLMPNALMWWIMGLSDRFIITYFLGLSANGIYAVANKIPSILNIVHSIFFQAWQMSAIEEAGSKDKSRFFTNVFSVFSVTMLISTSVLIVHLKIIIEIIIAGSYFQAWKYVPFLLLGAVFSSFSGFLGTNYIAAKRTTGVIKTSATGAILNIVFNIILIPSIGIYGAAFGTMLSFAVIWILRIKDTKKFVNIKLNVKNLLLTLIIIFIQIGVLYINLDFEYLLQLSLLSIIIIINLKEIKLIIFKLTEFVTNKLKKSR
- the galE gene encoding UDP-glucose 4-epimerase GalE — protein: MSILITGGMGYIGSHTVKYFLDKNEDVIVVDNLQGGHSKSINVDYFYQIDLRDKMALDQVFKKHNIEAVIHFAANSLVGESMEKPHDYYHNNVYGMLCLLDIMKKNNVVKIVFSSTAATYGEPKNIPILEEDETNPANPYGETKLAMEKMMKWFEKGYGTKYVSLRYFNAAGAHKNGEIGEDHNPETHLIPLILQVPLGLREKIYIFGDDYPTKDGTCIRDYIHVMDLASAHYQALEYLRNDNSSNIFNLGNGNGHSVIEVINMARKVTNHPIPAEVKGRRMGDPAVLIASSEKAKNVLGWNPMFDSLERIITDAWNWHKNHPKGYSNEPNKNLSLRSWKD